From the Hyalangium ruber genome, the window GAAGAATTACACAAATTCCACCCCCGGCGCACCTCCCCGGGTCTCCCACGCGTGGGAGGTAGACTCCCCTCGGTGAGCGGAGGAACGCCATGAGTCGCAGAAGGCTCTTCACGGGCGTGGTTCTGGTGGCGCTGGCGGCAGGCCTCTGGTTCCTCCTGGGGGACAGCCCCGCGCCCGAGGCTTCCTCGCGGCGCAGCCCTCCAGCGAGCGCGACACCCGCTCCTCCCCGTCCCAAGCGACGCCCTCCGGAGCAACGCGAGGCCCCTCCGCCCGAGCTCCCCGCCGAGCCCGAGCCCGAGAGCGCACCAGAGGCGCGAGAGGAGCTGCTCGGCTACGTCGTCTCGAAGCGGACGGGAGAGCCCGTGACGCTCGCGGAGGTCATCCTGACGCCCCTGCCCGCGGCGTACGATCCCGACACCCCCCTGGAGGTCCCCGAGGAAGAGAAGCTCTTCACCACGAGCAGCGGCACGGGCGAGTTCTTCTTCACGGGGCTGGTGCCGGGCCGCTACCACATCGAGGTGCGCGCCTCGGGCTTCGTCACCAAGGTGCTGCCCTCGTTGCTTGAAGCGCCTTACTGGGCTGGAGGCTGATCGCTGGAGCCTCTGACAGTAGGCGGCTGGAGGATGTAGCTGTTCACGGTGGGCAGTTGGAAGGTGTAGCTGCTCAGCGGGGGCAGTTGGAGGAGGGAGTCACCCACGAGGGGCTGCTGAAGGGCATAGCTACCGATGAGCGGCTGCTCGAGGGCGTAGCTGCCCACCATGGGCTGTTCCAAGGCGTAGCTGCCCACCATGGGCTGCCGCAGGGCATAGCTACCGATGAGCGGCTGCTCGAGGGCATAGCTACCCACCATGGGCTGCTGGAGGCTGTTGTCGGCCGGTTGCTGTGCGCTCGCCGTATTGGCTGCTCCCCAAGTCAGCACGACGGCGGTCGCTGCCAGGATTTCCTTCCGCATGACCATCTCCTTCCCTTCTGAAGATGGGAGTGCGGAGCACCGGCAGCAACCGGATGGAAGCGGATGAGGCGCACCTCTGCAGCAGCCTGAGCCTCACGTCACAGATAGCCGTCGAGCCAGGTCAGCTGGGCATCGAGCGTCTCCGAAATCACTCGCGGTTGATCAGACGCGGAAGGCTCCGTGTAGGGGTTGCCGATCTCCTTGTGCTTCCAGCGCACCCAGCTCTGATTGTACCAGCCCCAGTTGAGGTCCGAGCCAGTCGAGGGCGGCGTGCCGGAGTACGCCGAGAAGGCTCGGATCCCTGTGAGCGGCGCCACCTCCTCGCCTCCGGCGATGTGGAAGATGTGGAGCCGCCCCTGGCGGGGGAACTGGGCTGACAGGTTCGTGGCCCAGCCGCCGTAGGCGGTACCCCACGGCCGAACCGGGTTGTTGATCTTGTCTCCGGAGGTGCCCAGCTCTCCCTGGCTGTACTTGCACACCCCATCCAACGAGGACACGTAGAGATCGATCCCATCGAGGCTCGGGTTGTTGCGCAGGGCCTGCGCCATGCGCATCACCAGGCAGCCTCCTCGCGAGCTGCCCGCCAGGTAGATGACGCGCGTCTCAGGCCGGACCTGGCTCTGGAGCCAATGGACGAAGCCATCGACGAGCTGCTGCTTCTTGCCGCTCTCGAAGAGGTGATCGAAGTTGTTGTCGTTCACCACCGCCATCCACGTGGTGGCCGGGGGCAGCCAGCCCAGTGCGCGCAACTTCATCGCCAGCGAGCGCCCATCGAGCGTGACGTTGGGGCAGGAGACGGTGCCGCAGGACGTATCCCAGTCGGAGGGCTGTCCTGTCAGCCCGCTGGTGTGGCCGCTGCTCGAGATCTTCTGTCCAGCCGACATGACCACCAGCGCGTTGCGAACAGCCGGGGCATCCACCTCGGCGATGCGGATGGGGTAGAGATCTCCGTCCGCTGCGCCCGCGGCCCTGAAGGCCTCGAGGCCCGGGGCCGCCTGATAGTTGCCGGAGGCGTCCTTGTAGACGACGCGCCGGGAGGTGACCGTCCGGGTGCTCCCGTTCGGATACGTGAGGGCGAAGGACTGCACGCCGCTGGGGTCGGTAGAGTTTTCCGGGAGCTCCGGCCCGCCACAGCCCAGCGCGATCCCCATGAGCAGGCTGAGCAGAGTGACTCGCGGGTGCGGCGTCATAGGAAAGTTCGTCCTGTCAGGCATGCAGTCCCTCCTTATGCCCATCCACCGGGCTTGTGGCGCTACCTCTTCACACTAACCCAGCGCGAGGTGGTGAGCGTGCCGCCGCCGTCACCTCTGACCCCTGGAAGCGGCGGCAATCCAACCCGCCGCCGTCGCATGGCGCGCCTCAGTCGCCTCGTCGCTTCGCGCGAGACCTCTACTCAGCGCAGCGGCAGCTCTTGGAAGAGGATTCCGTCCAGCCCGAGGCGCTGAACGGCTTCTTTGAAGCGCTCATTGCCAACCAAGACACTTTCGAAATCGGCCAAGCGAAAAACATCCATGTGTGTCGGCAGCGAGGCTGCATCGAGAAGGAGCTGCTCCGGGAGCTCGGATCCGTCACGCCCGCACCGAGAACAAGGCGCAAGAGGTTGGCGCAGGCATTGAGCGTGCAGCATGCCGTACGGCATGAGCTGAAGTTCCATCAACTCCGGCGGTCCATTCTTCTGCCGGAAACTCAGCTCGGGCTTACGCCCCGCCAATCCCCGAATGCCAGCCTGTTGCAGTGCCTCCATGGCCTCGCGTCGCACGAGCAGCGTCCAGGGATTCTGGAAGAAGAAAGAGCCGAAGCGCCCCCATGCCTTCCCGACCAGGGGACCGAATCGAGTTCCGGGAGGCAGAGGTGCTCCCTCGGGAGCCAGGGGGCGGATCAGCTCACGCAGCCGTTCGAACTCTTGAAGCGGTGCGGGCCTGGGCACCACGAACTCTGCCTGCTGGGGGTGTTGTGACAGGTCGACGCAGGGGTATGCCATCGCCGCGTTGGCCCATGTGGCTCCACAGCCGGGACACTTCACCCCAGGTAGGAACCACTTGGAGGCAGCACTGATCGCCCCCGTGTCGCCTGGCGCTCGGTTCTCACTCAGCTCGTAGAAGTGCATCCGATTTACGCTCATGCGACCTCATCAGTAGGGCCGCATCGAGGCTCCTGTCAGATCGTACTTCACGATCAACTTGATGGCGTGCTGCCAGACCTCCTCAGGTGTCGCTTTCAGGCGGGCCTTCGTGAAGTGACGCCACTCCTCATTCCACCGCCCTCCACGTTGGCCCCCGCTGTGGATCCGAACATGGACTCCGCGAGGAATCAGCAGCGTGTACTGGTGGATGTTGATGCCCTGCAGATGGAACCATGCGGCGAGGTCCGGGGCCTGCGGGAAGATGTGGTGCTTCACGAGACGGTCTCGCGAGAGCACGCGCTGGCTGGGTAGGGTAGGAGCGGGGTGGTTGTGCCAGCGGATGAGGAAGACAGGCTCGGCGCTTGGCCGCGGTAACCGTCCCCCTCTGCGCCACCCGCCAGGAGGCCTGAGTCCCGGCCAGTGAGCCAGCTCGATCTTGCCAGGGACAGTCTCCCCGGCCTCCATCAAGTCCCTGCAGCGGAAGAAGACGCAGGTGTCTTCAGGAACAGAACAGCTCGAGGGTGGTGTCGTCGTGGCAGCCTTCTTCCCAGGAGACTTCCGGGGGCTCCTCCTCGCGTAGCGAGACATGCGTGGAGGTGCAGGCCGCCAGGAGCACACCAACGAGGGCCAATGGGCGAGCGGGCCTTGTTCGCATGGTGGTGGAGTCTACTGGCTCCTAAGTGATGGTGAGCACCGTGCTACCCACTGCCCTACCGTCCCACCCTACACGTCCTGCCACATTGCAGAGGACCGCATCGGCACGGCGCTTCCAGAGCAGGCCTAATTAGAGGGTACAGGCCTGCACAAGCCGCCCTCCCATGAGGAGGCGGCAGGCGACAGGCCACTGCTGCTGCAGACTCAACACCACGAGTTCTGGGGTGGGCCCCGCGCCGGGCCAACCTCCCAGGCTGTGTAGGCAGTCTCAGCTGCTCCAGGATGGCACGCACCCCACCGGGAGCTGTCAGCTACGCCAGCACCCGGCGCCTGCCTCCACACCTTCCGCACCCGAACACATCTAGCGCGAAGCTCCTGCGCAGTAGCCCGGCCCAATCCAGCTGCGGCGTGCGCTCTTGGGTCGGCTCCTGCCTCGCCGCTGCCTCAGGCGGTTCACTTGCCTCTTCCGGCTTCGGCTCTGCACCCACTCAAGGGAACTGTCTCTTGGCGGTCATTCGGATTCGGACTCGGACTCCGCGCGCTTCTGATCGCGGCGCGCCGCCATCAATGCCTGCCGGATCGTCGCTGCATGCCCCAGTCGGCGGACCATGAGTCCGAGAAAGTACGCCGCAAGGACGTTGGTGACGCCGCGCACAAGCCCCATCTCGAGCGACAAGGCGTGGATGCGGTCAGGTATGGCAACCCGCGGCACGACAACGACACTGACCGCTAGGCCAAATGCGAACACGGCGCGCACGAGGTGGCGTAGGCCGGCAATGGCCGCCATCACCTGCTCGTGCTCGCTCGCGCGGAAGCGCTGAATAAGCGCGTCCTGAATCTGCTGTTGGAACCGTGACCGGCTGCGCCAGTATGAGAGCAAGCCGCTGGAGCTCCGCGCGAGAGCCTTCTGCAGAAGCGGGCTCACCAGATTGATGACGATGCCAACCGCGACCACGCCAACCCAGAAGCGCGCCGAAGTAAGGTCCTTGATGAACTCGTCCATGCCGCCCCTCCTCGTCCCGTTCCAAGGGGGGGGCACACTCCCATGCGGGGCTCGCTGCCGCTACACGATCCTTCACCCTTGCTGCGGCGGGGCCACAGGGAGCGCCTCCAGTCGCGCGCGCACTCGCTCCTGGCCGGGCGGCGCGAGGTAGTGCCCCTCGTAGGGGCTCCACGCCAACACTCGCGCGGCGAGCAACTGCTCGGCGCGCCATGAGGGCACGGGAACCGTCCTCGCTCGTCCACCCTTGGTGGTGTCCCGATTCCAACTCCGGGAGATCGTCACCACGGAGCGGGTAAAGTCGAAGTCGGCCCACTGGAGTGCCCGGCCTGGACGCTCAACGCCTTTCCCCACCGGGTGCGGTGGGTGTTGCGGTAAAGTCTCCCCAACATCCAGAGCCTACGAGGGGCCTGTGCCCAAGAAGTCTACGACGCCGCTGACGAAGGAGCAGTTGGACATCATCCTCGGTCACCTGAATCACGCCATGTTCTTCGCCCACGCGGCGGACAATTGCGGGGACGACTACGAGATACAGTTGACCGCCGACCCCGAAGAGAGCCTCCGGGCTCGGGCAGCGATTGCCCACGTTGGATACATCCTTATGCGCTGTGCCGAAGACCTGGGCGTCCCCGCGGCGCAACGGGATGCCTGCTCGAAAGAAGCTCTGGAACGCGCCAAGGCTCGGGCTCCGGCTCCGAAGCACCAGCGGACGACGACCCAGCCCGTCATCGACCCCGCGCTACTTGATCCCAAAGCCAAGGCGTAGGGCTTGCCGGGTACCTCCCTCTCGACCGTGCGCCCCTAAGCAGGTGCGGAGGAGGCGAGCGCGGGGATGGAGGCAGCGGCCAGAGCGGAGCGGATGAAGTAGGGGAGGCCACGAGTGGACTGGGCCGAGTTGCTCAGCAGGACGTTCGACTTCGACGTGTTCGCCTGCGTGAGGTGTAGAGGCAGGCTTAAGGGTGTTGGCGTACGTGAAGGGAGCACGAGGGGTGCGCGCGATTCTGAAGCACCTGGGCCTGCCCACGGCAGGTGCGAGGCTGGCCCCGGCGCGAGGGCCGCCCCAGAGCGCGGGGTGTTGAAGCTCAAGCCGCCACAGCCAGCCAAGAGAGCCAGGCCCCCGCCGCGCCCCGCCTGGGAAAGCGGCTGGGCTGGGCTGGCGTGTGTCTGCTGGAGATGAAAGGCTTCTGCGCCGGCCCGGCGTGCGGCTCATGGGCTCCCCGTCAGCCTCCCTCTCCTCCCGCTCTGCTCACGCCCGCTACGCCCATGAGGGCTCCTGTCCCTCCTATGCTCATCGACGCATGCGGAGCGGAGGAGATCCAGGAGGACCCTCCCCATCTCACGGCGCGACGCGAGCGTCGTGGCCGCGCTCTTCACGGACCCGCGAGGCTTCGTCGCGAAGGTCGCCGCGAGAGTCTTGAAGGGGAGCGCAGACCTCGAGGACGTGGTGCAAGACGTCTTCGTGGCGGTCGTCGCCTGTGCCGGGAAGCTGGACAGGATCGATGCGCTGGGGGCATGGCTCCACGCCGTCACCGTGAAACAAGCAAGGACCACGATCCGAAGGCGGCGGAGGCGGCGATCGATGGAAGCTGGGGACGAGCACCTGGAAGCCGCCTCCCGTACCCTGCGCCGGGCCGCCGAGCCGAAGTGCCAGCTTGCACGACAGGTCTACCGATAGTATGTCGCAACTGGTTGCGTTTTGCAATCACGACTGGAGGAATCCCATGGGTGTCTTGACCTTCGCGCTCAACGTGACCTTGGACGGGTGCTACGACCATCGGGAGGGGATCGCGGACGACGAGCTGCACGACCACTTCACGCAGCTCATGGACGCGGCCGGGGCGATGCTGTGGGGGCGCATTACCTACGAGATGATGGAGAGCTACTGGCCGGCGGTGGCGCGCGACGAGAAGGCCCCCCGAGCGATGCGGGAGTGGGCGCAGAAGCTGGATGCCAAGCCGAAGTATGTCGTCTCGGCCTCGCGACACGACTTTCCGTGGAACAACACCTTCCGCATCGCGGGGGATTTGCACGAGGCCGTGACGCAGCTCAAGGAGAAGACCCCGCGCGGCGTCCTCGTGGGCAGCCCCATGCTCGCGGCCGGGCTCGAGCGGCTGGGGCTCATCGATGAGTATCGCTTTGTCGTCCACCCGGTTCTCGCCGGCCATGGCCCGACCTTGTTTCAGGGCCTCGAGCGCTCGCGGCGCCTCGAGCTCCTCTCGACGAAGCGCTTCGCATCCGGCGCGATGGCGCTGCATCACCGCCGGGTCGACGCAAAGTAGCGCAGTACGTTCAGACCCACGGAACCCAACAGACGACCCCTGGTGATGACAGTCGTCATCCCTCTCACCGGCCTTCGATGACTCCTGTCACCACCCAGGGACAGGGTTCCGCTCGAAGCCGAGGTGGATAGAGGTTGGCCCAACGCTTGCTCAATGGCTCTGCATCCACTCGCAGCACTCAGGAGCCTTCCATGACCACGCTGACCTCTGTCCGTTTCTCCTCCGTCATCCCCCAGACC encodes:
- a CDS encoding carboxypeptidase-like regulatory domain-containing protein; its protein translation is MSRRRLFTGVVLVALAAGLWFLLGDSPAPEASSRRSPPASATPAPPRPKRRPPEQREAPPPELPAEPEPESAPEAREELLGYVVSKRTGEPVTLAEVILTPLPAAYDPDTPLEVPEEEKLFTTSSGTGEFFFTGLVPGRYHIEVRASGFVTKVLPSLLEAPYWAGG
- a CDS encoding double-CXXCG motif protein, which encodes MSVNRMHFYELSENRAPGDTGAISAASKWFLPGVKCPGCGATWANAAMAYPCVDLSQHPQQAEFVVPRPAPLQEFERLRELIRPLAPEGAPLPPGTRFGPLVGKAWGRFGSFFFQNPWTLLVRREAMEALQQAGIRGLAGRKPELSFRQKNGPPELMELQLMPYGMLHAQCLRQPLAPCSRCGRDGSELPEQLLLDAASLPTHMDVFRLADFESVLVGNERFKEAVQRLGLDGILFQELPLR
- a CDS encoding TIGR02269 family lipoprotein, which produces MSRYARRSPRKSPGKKAATTTPPSSCSVPEDTCVFFRCRDLMEAGETVPGKIELAHWPGLRPPGGWRRGGRLPRPSAEPVFLIRWHNHPAPTLPSQRVLSRDRLVKHHIFPQAPDLAAWFHLQGINIHQYTLLIPRGVHVRIHSGGQRGGRWNEEWRHFTKARLKATPEEVWQHAIKLIVKYDLTGASMRPY
- a CDS encoding sigma factor yields the protein MAALFTDPRGFVAKVAARVLKGSADLEDVVQDVFVAVVACAGKLDRIDALGAWLHAVTVKQARTTIRRRRRRRSMEAGDEHLEAASRTLRRAAEPKCQLARQVYR
- a CDS encoding dihydrofolate reductase family protein; its protein translation is MGVLTFALNVTLDGCYDHREGIADDELHDHFTQLMDAAGAMLWGRITYEMMESYWPAVARDEKAPRAMREWAQKLDAKPKYVVSASRHDFPWNNTFRIAGDLHEAVTQLKEKTPRGVLVGSPMLAAGLERLGLIDEYRFVVHPVLAGHGPTLFQGLERSRRLELLSTKRFASGAMALHHRRVDAK